Proteins encoded together in one Aeromonas encheleia window:
- the lfiH gene encoding lateral flagellar assembly protein FliH, whose amino-acid sequence MSQHVRKLAAGATRLYRFPTLGQSGEEAQSQQEQFEYGYQQGLEQGQAEGYQAGYQQGLTSGLIEGETKGLQQGQVRGLAQGLSEGRASFDQAMIPFAKLQQQWESLTRARMQEQKELIAQLVAQVAKRVIQAEFTLNPQQVLSQVEQALAALPNEVEELVIYLSAGDRQRLAEQGVTRCEKWPLQIDATLEVGDARIETRAAVIEINTAERLDHCLGQLNASLALPQDA is encoded by the coding sequence ATGAGTCAGCATGTGCGCAAACTGGCGGCAGGCGCCACCCGTCTCTACCGCTTCCCCACATTGGGGCAGAGTGGGGAAGAGGCCCAGAGTCAGCAGGAACAGTTCGAATATGGCTACCAGCAAGGACTGGAACAGGGGCAGGCCGAAGGTTACCAGGCTGGTTACCAGCAAGGGCTGACCAGCGGGTTGATCGAAGGGGAGACCAAGGGTCTGCAACAGGGTCAGGTGCGTGGCCTGGCACAGGGGCTGTCCGAGGGCAGGGCCTCATTCGATCAGGCCATGATCCCCTTCGCCAAGTTGCAACAGCAGTGGGAATCCCTGACCCGGGCCCGCATGCAGGAGCAGAAAGAGCTGATCGCCCAACTGGTCGCCCAGGTTGCCAAGCGGGTGATCCAGGCCGAATTTACCCTCAATCCGCAACAGGTGCTCAGTCAGGTCGAGCAAGCCCTGGCGGCCCTGCCAAACGAAGTGGAAGAGCTGGTCATCTACCTCAGTGCAGGGGATCGTCAGCGGTTGGCCGAGCAGGGGGTGACCCGCTGCGAGAAGTGGCCGCTACAGATAGATGCGACACTGGAGGTCGGGGACGCAAGGATCGAGACCCGCGCCGCAGTGATCGAGATCAACACGGCGGAGCGACTAGATCATTGTCTCGGCCAGCTCAACGCCAGTCTGGCATTGCCGCAGGATGCATGA